One stretch of Oncorhynchus masou masou isolate Uvic2021 chromosome 9, UVic_Omas_1.1, whole genome shotgun sequence DNA includes these proteins:
- the LOC135545908 gene encoding zinc finger protein 37-like, giving the protein MGDSEQIEWKFMKLYLTDIVKTISNKSATRRSKIKPVAYHEEQQPEVATPQSSERQLRTPQRNSRRQSPRTRSSVLKEQERGFSPVSGSGEESDKEASPPKRRNGISSSKKTRTKSPSKDCGDCSGAEPGEQLEESTKRKCKYSNSKKKRTNIRCKEEDNDNLSDEQTVVASPRKRRKECSDFNVFEAETETYNTVSEPEVEDVVEEETKKYNTVSEPEVEDVVEEETEVASASKRRKQRSPPKKTMPRGEDKAESDHYELGEQAEETTPSRKCSESKKVRTRTPSEDVVEVESAHFKTEEHAEDTTLRKRQRRSKKSKKKRSKSPPMEASDTESDAESGKHISKTWPKDFHEEERDQDAKTRPKDLSEESDQGSQTESKDLSEEEWHCSDHSEKETEHEVLPAKRKRGPKSKKTMKSDSENVTMKKKGKKQGAVGLKAPRIRFTPPVEKRIRVKTLHICSFCEKVLPNRAALSRHLQRHTGEKPYHCEECGKDYGSKTTLKIHNMQVHHKGTKDFICNECDQPFTHLTYLKRHMYSHTDKEKRPHLCNVCGKHFIQKSHLDRHKMIHTGEKPFSCEHCAMAFNRPEYLRMHLKLHVSGSEGPDMAEQEKTKCTECNKSFVNPKYLNIHMRMHTGERPYKCEHCAKSFTQTSILNAHRRTHTGEKPHKCKLCGSCFTRRKYLDDHIGRKHGSLQQMKEQEDEQ; this is encoded by the exons ATGGGCGATAGTGAGCAGATTGAGTGGAAGTTTATGAAATTATACCTTACCGATATTGTAAAAACTATTTCGAATAAATCTGCTACACGGAGATCGAAAATAA AACCTGTTGCCTATCATGAAGAACAACAGCCGGAGGTGGCCACTCCTCAAAGCTCAGAGAGGCAGCTGAGAACTCCTCAGAGAAACTCCCGGAGGCAAAGTCCCAGGACGCGTTCTAGTGTTCTAAAAGAACAAGAGAGGGGCTTTTCTCCCGTGTCTGGTTCTGGGGAGGAGAGCGACAAGGAGGCCTCCCCACCGAAAAGGAGGAACGGAATAAGCAGCTCCAAAAAGACAAGAACAAAGTCTCCATCAAAGGATTGTGGAGACTGTTCCGGGGCCGAGCCTGgtgaacagctagaagagagcaCAAAAAGAAAATGTAAATATAGCAACTCAAAAAAGAAAAGGACCAATATTCGCTGCAAAGAGGAGGATAATGACAATTTGTCAGATGAACAAACTGTGGTGGCTTCCCCCAGAAAAAGGAGGAAGGAATGTAGTGACTTCAATGTATTTGAAGCGGAGACTGAAACATATAATACAGTGTCTGAGCCTGAGGTGGAGGACGTTGTGGAGGAGGAGACTAAAAAATATAATACAGTGTCTGAGCCTGAGGTGGAGGACGTTGTGGAGGAGGAGACTGAAGTGGCCTCTGCTTCTAAGAGGAGGAAGCAGcgcagcccccccaaaaaaactatgCCTCGTGGAGAGGACAAAGCTGAAAGTGATCATTATGAATTGGGAGAACAGGCTGAAGAAACTACCCCTAGCAGAAAATGTAGCGAGTCTAAAAAGGTAAGAACCAGGACTCCCTCTGAAGACGTGGTGGAAGTTGAAAGTGCCCACTTCAAGACGGAAGAACACGCTGAAGACACGACCCTCAGAAAAAGACAGAGGAGGTCTAAGAAATCTAAAAAGAAGAGATCCAAGAGTCCTCCCATGGAGGCCAGCGACACAGAGAGTGATGCTGAATCAGGCAAACATATTTCCAAGACCTGGCCTAAGGACTTCCATGAAGAAGAGCGTGACCAAGATGCCAAGACTCGGCCTAAGGACCTAAGTGAGGAGAGTGACCAAGGCTCCCAAACTGAGTCTAAAGACTTAAGTGAAGAGGAGTGGCACTGTTCTGACCATTCAGAGAAGGAGACTGAACACGAGGTGTTACctgcaaagagaaagagaggacccaAGAGCAAGAAGACAATGAAGTCAGATTCTGAAAACGTCACCATGAAAAAGAAAGGCAAAAAGCAAGGTGCCGTGGGTTTGAAGGCACCAAGAATAAGATTCACACCACCTGTAGAGAAAAGGATAAGGGTGAAAACACTTCATATTTGCAGTTTCTGTGAAAAGGTCCTGCCTAACAGGGCTGCACTGAGTAGGCACCTTCAGcgtcacacaggggagaagccttaccactgtgaAGAGTGTGGCAAAGACTACGGCAGCAAAACCACCCTGAAGATTCACAACATGCAGGTTCACCACAAGGGGACCAAGGACTTCATATGCAATGAGTGTGACCAACCGTTTACCCACCTCACATACCTCAAACGCCACATGTACTCCCACACGGACAAGGAAAAGAGGCCACACCTGTGCAATGTGTGCGGGAAACATTTTATCCAGAAGTCCCACCTGGACCGCCACAAGATgattcacactggagagaaaccattCAGCTGCGAACACTGCGCCATGGCCTTCAATCGGCCGGAGTACCTGCGGATGCATCTGAAGCTGCACGTGTCGGGTAGTGAGGGGCCAGATATGGCAGAGCAAGAGAAGACAAAGTGCACGGAGTGCAACAAGAGTTTTGTCAACCCTAAGTACCTCAACATCCACATGAGAATGCACACTGGGGAGAGGCCATACAAGTGTGAGCACTGTGCTAAGAGCTTCACCCAGACCAGTATTCTCAACGCGCACCGACGTACGCACACGGGAGAAAAGCCACACAAGTGTAAGTTGTGCGGTAGCTGCTTCACCCGTCGCAAGTACCTGGATGATCACATAGGCAGAAAGCATGGGTCTTTACAGCAAATGAAGGAACAGGAGGATGAGCAATGA
- the LOC135545204 gene encoding reticulon-4 receptor-like 2 produces METRSTARRSRSSKIHNFKSGLTLWLVLWLVVLKPSGVGACPRLCVCYPSPMTVSCQSQNFTTVPSGVPYDSQRVFLQNNRITELRADSFGFETQVLWLYSNNITLIEAGAFSNLRVLEELDLGDNPSLRRLEGGAFRGLEKLQSLHMHRCKLAALPLDLFLKLYSLQFLYLQENQLHFIQDDLFSDLVNLTHLFLHGNRIRTLSENAFRGLVNLDRLLLHDNRIRQVNRRAFRDLGRLTILYLFNNSLAELPGQAMNDAVAVQFLRLNGNPWSCGCEARPLWEWFRTARISSSELMCSSPSHRRGQDLRFLREMDFALCPLPDPGSLAGTTTTTFSTKTRWWFSKHKPASSSKGIFQKSSEKVKVFPLSSVKPSQTSSPSSTSFSSKYELAEEEVNLPKVDQEDYWADYGNEDASVRCFELECPPGYDTPILPPSSSFSLTPSLLPLLSLSVLTLSLHLLFG; encoded by the exons ATGGAGACTCGCTCGACTGCACGGAGATCTCGTAGCTCCAAAATCCACAACTTCAAGA GTGGGCTCACCCTGTGGCTGGTGCTGTGGTTGGTGGTGCTGAAGCCGAGTGGGGTGGGGGCGTGtccaaggctgtgtgtgtgttacccgtCACCCATGACGGTTAGCTGCCAGTCTCAGAACTTCACCACCGTGCCCTCCGGAGTTCCCTACGACTCCCAACGCGTCTTTCTGCAGAACAACCGCATCACCGAGCTCAGAGCAGACTCCTTTGGCTTCGAGACACAG GTCCTCTGGCTCTACTCCAATAACATCACATTGATTGAGGCTGGAGCCTTTAGCAACCTGAGGGTTCTAGAAGAGCTGGACCTTGGTGACAACCCGTCTCTACGGCGACTGGAGGGTGGAGCGTTCCGGGGACTGGAGAAGCTGCAGAGCCTGCACATGCACCGCTGCAAGCTGGCCGCTCTTCCCCTCGACCTCTTCCTCAAACTCTACAGCCTGCAGTTCCTCTACCTGCAG GAGAACCAGCTGCACTTCATCCAGGATGACCTCTTCTCCGACCTGGTCAACCTGACCCACCTCTTCCTGCATGGCAACCGTATCCGCACGCTGTCCGAGAACGCATTCCGCGGCCTGGTCAACCTGGACCGCCTCCTGCTCCACGACAACCGCATCCGGCAGGTGAACCGCCGTGCCTTCCGCGACCTGGGCCGTCTGACCATCCTCTACTTGTTCAACAACTCCCTGGCAGAGCTGCCAGGCCAGGCCATGAACGACGCTGTGGCAGTGCAGTTCCTCCGCCTCAATGGGAACCCCTGGTCCTGCGGCTGTGAGGCCCGCCCCCTGTGGGAGTGGTTCCGTACTGCCCGTATCTCCTCCTCTGAGCTGATGTGCTCTTCCCCCTCCCACCGCCGTGGACAGGACCTGCGCTTCCTCCGAGAGATGGACTTTGCCCTTTGCCCCCTCCCTGACCCCGGGTCACTGGCTGGCACCACCACAACCACTTTTAGCACCAAGACAAGATGGTGGTTCTCCAAGCACAAGCCTGCGTCCTCATCCAAAGGAATCTTTCAGAAGAGCTCGGAGAAGGTCAAGGTCTTCCCCTTGTCCTCAGTCAAGCCCAGCCAGACCTCCAGCCCTTcgtccacctccttctcctctaaGTACGAGCTGGCGGAGGAGGAGGTGAACCTTCCCAAGGTGGACCAGGAGGACTACTGGGCAGACTACGGGAATGAAGACGCCTCTGTGCGCTGCTTCGAGCTTGAGTGTCCGCCCGGTTATGATACTCCGATCCTCccgccctcctcctccttctccctcactccgtctttactccctctcctctccctttctgtgctaactctgtccctccatcttctctttggctga